Genomic segment of Dehalococcoidia bacterium:
CCGCGCCATGCCGCAGGTGGACTTCGACGCTCCTGAACTCCAGAGCCTGTCGCTTACTGGCACGTTGCCCCTGGCCGCGCCCGGCGGCGAGCGGGCAGGGGGCCGGCACAAGCAACAGCCCATGACGCGGCATCCACGGAACGAGCCGGCAGGCCGGGGACCCTCCTAGCGCAGGGGGGAGCGGGTGATGCGTCTTCTGCGTCTGCTCTCTCCCTTCGTGATGCTCTGCATGGTGGGGCTGGTGGCCAGGCTTGGCTACCAGATGGCCCGCAGCCCCGTATTGCCTCGCTTCGCTCAGGACCTCGGCGCCGCGCCTGAGCTGGTCGGCCTCATCGTTGGCGCTTCCACGATCACCGGCGTGTTCATCAAACTCCCCGCAGGCGCTCTCTCGGACGTGCTTGGCCGTCGGCGAGTGCTTGTGCTGGGCGCGGCCTTCTTTGCCTTTCCTCCATTCCTGTACCCGTTTGTCCATACGCCGGAGGCGCTGCTCCTTCTGCGGTTCCTGCACGGCGCCTCGACGGCCATATTCAGCCCCGTGGCAAGCGCCGCCGTGGCGGACCTGTTCAAGCAGGGGCGCGGAGAAAGACTCGGCTGGTTCGCCTCCGCGAACGAGGCGGGCAGCGCCCTTGGGCCTGTTATCGGCGGCGCGGTGCTCTTCGCCTCCGCCAGCTACACGGTGACGTACCTGCTCGTGGGGGCGTTAGGCGTTCTTGCGTTTTTGCTGGCTGTTGTGCTACCTATTGGCGCTCAGAGTTCACGAGGCAGGCCGCCAGCGTCGGCTGCTCAGGCCAACCCCGGACTAGCACGTCGGCAACAGTTTGTGGCGGGCGTCAGAGAGGCGGTCTTGGACAGGGCGATTCTGGTGGCCAGCAGCGCCGAGGCCGTCATGTTTTTGGGGGCGGGCGCGCTTATCGGGTTCCTGCCGCTGTACGCCAAGAGCGTGGGACTAAACGAGGTACAGGTTGGTCTCATTCTTGGCGTGCAGCTCGTCACGGCGATGGCTGGA
This window contains:
- a CDS encoding MFS transporter → MRLLRLLSPFVMLCMVGLVARLGYQMARSPVLPRFAQDLGAAPELVGLIVGASTITGVFIKLPAGALSDVLGRRRVLVLGAAFFAFPPFLYPFVHTPEALLLLRFLHGASTAIFSPVASAAVADLFKQGRGERLGWFASANEAGSALGPVIGGAVLFASASYTVTYLLVGALGVLAFLLAVVLPIGAQSSRGRPPASAAQANPGLARRQQFVAGVREAVLDRAILVASSAEAVMFLGAGALIGFLPLYAKSVGLNEVQVGLILGVQLVTAMAGKPLTGRLSDRLGRKIMILGGLVLCAVALPVMPLMTSVVGLMAVAAVFGLGMALVTPSTTALITDLCKAGNYGAALGVFGTIWDTGEALGPILAGVLIGRLSYGLTYFIIGAAVLAAALSFGLLVRDPTAQRKTKLA